Within Candidatus Obscuribacterales bacterium, the genomic segment TACGGTTGCCAGGGTCAACGACATCGTGGGCAAGAGCGGCAGCAGCCAGGCCGGGTTGACGGGAGGGTTGGGGGGAGCGCTCATTCTCGGGCCATAGATCACCAATCCCAAGATGCCAGCGATGATGAACGTCAGCAGCACATTGATGGACAGTGCCAGCATAACCACGATGGTTGCGATCGCGATCGCCCCTCCTATCCAGTCCCGTAGGGTACGTTTGGCCAACTTCCAGCAAAAGCCGACGATGATGGCTACGACAACCGGAGAGATGCCTAAAAACAGATACTCTAGCTGGGGCAAGCTTTGAAACCGAAAGTACATCCAAGACAAAAACACCAGAATTAGAAAGGCTGGGGTGATGAAGCATAGTCCGGCAATCAAGGCACCGAGCTGTCCGGCACGGACATAGCCGATGTAAATGCCCAGTTGGGTAGAAGCTGGCCCCGGCAGCATTTCACAAATCGCTAACCCCTCAGAGAATTGCTCCGTCGTCAACCACTGTCGCTGCACCACCACTTCATCAAGCTGCATGGCGATGTGGGCTTGGGGGCCGCCAAACCCGGCTGCGCCCAGACGCAGAAAGAGTTGAGCCAGGTCTCGGAGGCGATCGCGTTTCGTGTTCATGAGGTTTGTCGATGGGAAGATGGGGAATGCCGAGGTGATCATACCAGGGGTAGTTGTCCATGGCGGATCGTTAGCAATACAGTTGACTAAGAACTGGAATAGATGAAATAGCGCGTTTTCATCTGGGGATGTTGCTGGTGGACTCGCAATCTTTTGTCATCTAAATATCAACACATGATTTTGATTTAGCGTTGCTCTTGATCATGACCCTAAAAGCCAGGATTGCCATGGGATGGGGCGATCGCGCCGATAGTTGATGGAGATCGCAGCGGATCCTGTCTGGAATCATCGTGAACCTTGTTGTAGATCACACTCAAGGCACCCTGAATCCCAGACAATGAAAATAGATTCATGTGGTAGCAATTGTAACGGTTAGCTTACAAATTACGGTTATATACCGAATGCGGATGCTAGCAGCAAGCGCGATCGCCCCATGAAGCTAAGAGATTCAGGACTCTACACCCTCGTAGGAACCATCCAGTTCTCGCATTCTCGCTTCCTTGATTGCCCTCTCCATTCTGAGGCTGTCTCCGAAGCTCCCAGGTTGATAGGTTTAGGCTCTGAGGAGGATCCACCATGCATTCATCCACCCGTTCCATGCAAGTACCCGTTCCATTCCGCCGCATTCAAACTGCTCTACTGACAGCCGCTGTTAGTATCGGGCTTGGAAGTGTGCTGATAGGTCTTGCATCAAGTTCAAGCCATGCATCCGACCTGGTTCCATCCCAAGCCTTG encodes:
- the chrA gene encoding chromate efflux transporter — its product is MNTKRDRLRDLAQLFLRLGAAGFGGPQAHIAMQLDEVVVQRQWLTTEQFSEGLAICEMLPGPASTQLGIYIGYVRAGQLGALIAGLCFITPAFLILVFLSWMYFRFQSLPQLEYLFLGISPVVVAIIVGFCWKLAKRTLRDWIGGAIAIATIVVMLALSINVLLTFIIAGILGLVIYGPRMSAPPNPPVNPAWLLPLLPTMSLTLATVGVPGEVLALSSFWGLERLQDYALPLASFFLQVGSFIFGGGLVIIPLLEAEVVDQLHWLTRTEFINGVALGQLTPGPVVITAAFVGYKVAGVVGALIATIAIFTPSFAFIMLASPILSRIRRSPWVRAFLRGVTSAVIGAVAAASVPLAQTAFTQDTLLLSGITIAIAIAALVALLRFKTPAWQLVPAGAVVGLVIGSVIGA